The Ooceraea biroi isolate clonal line C1 chromosome 7, Obir_v5.4, whole genome shotgun sequence genomic sequence TTTAATTCTCTGTGGCTCTTTGTGCGCTCTATAATCGAACTTGTtctaatgattaaaaaatctgAAGTTGTCATGGATGAATGGTTTATCAAAACATTGCTTTTACTGTTctacagaaaaattaatgcacCTGCGCAATCTTGTTTTCTTGCTTTTGTGGCTGCTATCCAGATGATGCTCCAAGTGTTTCAAAACactttctctcgtttttctttctataaattttgaaatgttAACCGCAgcttttattttagaaaataatcgtTATTCTATTGATGTATAGCAacgtatattgtatattatctgCAATATGAAATAACGTTTGTCgtgaaattaatgattttcgatataatattattatcaatttattaattccattattatatcttgattaaaacatcaataaattttataaaagtgcGAAATATTCATTGTCATGATCGCAAGATATCATTTGTCCAATTTGCACAAACAAATTCATGTAAATAAACAACTTTATTTGCGTGAAAATTTCCTTCAACAAAGAGAATCAGAGTAATTACGTTTCTTGAGACACACTATCAGACGGGGATGTAGCTCAGTGGTAGAGCGTTCGCTTTGCATGTGAAAGGTCCCGGGTTCGATCCCCGGCATCTccaattttttttttcatctcatTACTCATCAAAACGAAAAAGAGGTACAATGCACCTGCGAACGGCATGATTGCTATATAAATTACGCCGACATAAATTCTTTATACATTGTATTTACCTTTCTCGACGATCTTGCAGTTCAACTCACAGCTGATTCTATTCTCAAGATCTCCGTTTCgttcaaaattcaatttatttttgacgACTGTTATTTTCTGCTATCACTTGTAATACCCAACTTTATACATCTCGTTAAcattaatcattaaataatcACTGTCATTGCTGTTTTTCAGTACTTCCTTCGAACTTCCATCGTCTCTCGAAGAAGGAGACAGATAGGAATgatatgagagagaaagagagagaggaaggacaGGAAGAAAGGTATAGGCTACTTAACGGTCGCTGGAATGAATCCTGAAGGCCCTCTGGGTTCGGCATGTGGCTTATTATATCCGCTAATAAGCGCAGTATATCGCGTCGATTATCCGCTAAGTATAGGGTCCAAGCCAAAGGGCTATCGGCATCAGCCATTGGGCCGATGACTGCACGTCACTGGCATGCACACAGCCGTAATTCATACGGTTGGCTATAATGGCCGGTCGGTCGTGCTGCCCGTCGTCTACGTATATATTTCTGGTCATCCTCCTCTCGCCACGAGCAAGACAAATAAATCACAAAATTTATAACTACGTGCCCGCGCGCGTCTCCGAAAAAAAGAATCGCGTCGCCGAACCGGACGGCTAGACGATACGTGCTTCTCGCAAAAGGTTCTGCACGAGAACGAGCGGAAAGCGCGAGTCTCTTGACACTGATTTGATCTCTTCTTATTTCTGAACCGTGCGATGGCTGAATGAATATTTGCTCAGGTCTCGTTCCAATGAAAACACAAAATTGGCAAGGCAAAACCTCTCGCAGGACCAGGAGCTTGAAATCTTTCACCTGCAGTTTTGGAAAACTCATAAATAAGATGTCATAAATGAGTTAAATCCCAAATTCAAAACATTCCAACAACAAGCCATTGTATTTTATGTCCTATAACAAATTACAGTCTAAGATCAAAATTAAATCGCATAAGAGATTGTATTGTAGTATGCGCACGAGCACATGTGCTAAAACAAGACTAACAGCCCGCTGATTAATGTAAACAGGCTCGCAACGATTACTAAAGGATTAAACGGGGACTTTAAACGGTAACAGATGCTCGCGGGTCGCCTGTGTATTTTAAGTGTATCCGGTACTTGATATCGCTTCCTATCGGTTGCACGTTGCGGAAAGTGCCTTGGTACATGGAGCGATACTAATTTTAACGTTTAACTCATGCAACGTGCTGCACGTGAAGTACGttcttaaaaaaagattagaaACAAACGTTCATTATgtaaaacatatacatatcagTTGACtttctgtaataaatattcttcgtGTTTCAATCCTTTATGTTTACGGCACGGCTAAGCGCTAATTATTTCCttctttaacatatttttcaattacacatttaagaaagaaaataaaattcttcttcTAAAgctttttttgtcgtttttacaTCTATCGATCGCTCATAAACATCGAGCTTTATCATCGAAAAGTGTAACGTGCTCCgttaaataagattgttcCCGGTATTTACATCCATTCCCCTATTCATTTCccttaatctctctctctcttctcgtacTCCAGAAGCAATCCAGAAATAAAGTTAACGTTttactttcaattttcatattctttACGGTCACGACCATTACCATCGTCGTAAGCACCAAGGAACGTTACGTGCTCCGAtcttattgaatttttattctggCGTTTGATTAAGCCAAAGTGCTTAAGAGGGCAGGGATCCTCTCGACTCTTCAGTCGAGCGCTTCTCATTATTGGGCCGCGTTCACGTCGCTGATGACACGCGGAATTCTTATGCAAATAGGAGGACATCGCGTTCGGGAAGGTAACCGCGTGGCCGCAGTGACGCACAAAGGGTTCCAACAAACGTGCCGGCCAGCTGACAATGccacaagaaagagagaaaagaccCGAGCAGCCGTTACGGTCGGGCGCGCTTATGGCGCGGCATGACCGTACGATGTTACGCACCCGGTTTTATTTACACCTGGCGTGCACTTTACCACCGATCGGCGCCCACGCGTGTTCCTGGCAAGACGTGTTCCTGACCAGGGGGCACCTGAATTTTTCGAACCCGCACGTCGCTTCCGATCCCACAAGATACGATCGCGAGACTATGGGGATATCCCATGTGGGACATTCTGTTCATGAATTTCCGAATGCGCTAATCTAGATATAGTCAAGAGTAAGTAATTCATAAAGTAAGTACTCTTTGAGATGATTAATCgtgattttgtttattttcaaTCATAATTGTCAGATCGATTAAACATATGCAAGTacagtaattattatatataatcctTTCGCTCATCTTGCAATTTCTTGTGTGGTGACCAGCATCTATAGTTTAGCTCATTTAAATGCAGGTATCATCATTACGAGTAGTTAATCTTGAACATTTCCTCTCTTTGTTAAATTAACGGTAATTGCAGTAATTACGTTATACACGATGAACGGATTTATCTGTTCATGATGAACGATAATCCCATATTGATCTACGCGAATTGCATCGCTATGCGATCGTACGCATTAAACGCGAATTCGGTGGTTCCAGCAATTAGCGAGTTTCGTAAACGCGAATCCAACGAGCCGAGGCTGGCGAGGCGAGATCGATTCGGCCGCAGCCACCAAGGATATGCCCTTTTAATTCGATGATTCGACCGAGCCGAAGAGTCTGTATAGCCTCGACGTTACTGTGGGTATTACTGCAGGCAAATTAATGGGCGCGATATAAATAGGCGCCGCTCGGCCGAATCTACGAAAAGTTCGCCGTGGTCGAAACAGCGCGGAAGCAGAATCAGCCGTCTGTTATTTTGTTCAACCCCCATGGAATACCGCCATGAATATGAGAATTTCTGCTGATCaatgaacattttattttacgataataataatcacgaTGAGCAAGATTTATagttttctaaattaattaaccgaATTTTATACCGGAAGTGACTAATGCTCtcataatcatttttactAGAGCGAGGACATTGTTATACTGTCCgtgtatattacaatttataaatttctgtcTTTTGCAgttaatataacatacgtCTATGTATTACAATTACACGAAACATTGTATTGTAGCATAAGATTGTAAATGCTCATAATTTACATCGCAAATGATCTGATAAAGTAGAACGTACATTTTCATACTCTATGCCGTAAAGAGAAGTTTCCTAGTGAGCAGAGTGGACATAACATAGAGAAAATAATGCACTTCAGCCATAATATCGATTACGTTTTAAGTGCGCAGCCTTACCGCTGAAACTTTGAATTACGTTACATCTGAAGACCACAGTTATATCGTAAGATAAGTGGCCATGATGTATTAACTACTAAAACATTCTCTTTCTAGAAGAAATTAGAGACAATTAGACACAACTTTGCGAAAagagttattaaatattttttctttttctgttaatcttaaaaaattttttaatcaaaattattattatgaaagtttgaaatgtaacaataatgctaattcaaaaataatatttacaagtttatttcaattttctgaaattttgaTATCTTTCCCTTTGAAAGTTCTTTAATCGATCgagatgtttttttatttctagtGTACAATGCGATATCTTTTTAGAACGCGACGTCCGCACGCAAATTTTTAGCATCAGCATATactctttaaaaaaaagtagttCATTGGATAAACGCGTGTACCACGTATGCGCTACATAAAGTAGGTTTCGTACTATAGGGTCACACTTCAGTTTTGCGTATCGCGAGCACTTGATcggttatattattaaagtaaaaaaagatacaagtttttcTGCACTTTAACAATGTACATATTTGAGTAATTATATTCTTGAGAATGAATACAAaagaaattcatatttttcaagGAGTGAATACTCAATATCAAAACGATTCTATTGAACAACAATCTTATGCATAAGATACTCAAAGTAAGATAGCAACACGTAGTGGAACGCGGTCGCGATTCCAGGGCATCTCCCGGAAGTACGAGAGAGATTAATGTTACGAAGAGAAAAACAGGCTCCTTCTCGGTGAATTGCGACAACGCAATGAGCCGTGGAGACCGTAGCTTTTAGTATTTTCCGAGAGCAACTGGCACCGATAAAAAAGCTTTCTTCGCCCGGATATGCAATTTAATGCCTTTTGCGTCACAAAGttgcaaaattgttttgccGTCTTCCCTCTTTTATtggataaaaaaagagatcgcTCGCAACaagtaaaaagaattaaatttgcaatcGTAATTCTCGCAACAGAAAGTGATAACCTTgtgttaatatataatgtataaacataataacatataaagtACATGTCACGTGCATGCACAGATTAACTGCGTTAAATACGGATTCAGTTCGCGCGTTCCGTCGCGCGCGGCGATTTAAATCATCGCGCTTGCGAGAGCATCGCTCTTGCAgagaatctttttattttaatttgcgcTCTATTGGCATTTTTTTAGCTTCATTTCCATGTTTGCTAGTGTAAAGTATCGTTTAATAACCGACATCTTTCCGATCAATTGAGAGGTGTACCTCTTATAACTGGCAAActcaaattacaatatttattataagatcGAAAGTGCATTGAAATAATTCAGGATTTTGCTCTTTCTGTTCACAAAATATCACCATACTCTAGTGTTATTACAGTAATCACAGAACAAAGAAGAATTAAATAGCTTGAAGTTGTCAATGATTGATGATGAAAATCAGCAATGAATAGAtcagagtaaaaataatttccatgATTAATATCGATTCTCGATTTCTCTCGAAGATCAGGAATTCGCAAGTCTTTTAGAGCTGTTTTTGAAATACAACAATCAAGAATTACCTTCAACTTTTCAGCTCCGGAAGTATCATGTTCGGCGCGCGAATCCGACGTGAGGTTGATCGAGAACTCGCTGATGCACACTTTTCGACGAAACGTCTCGAAGGAAGCGAAAGAGATCGCCGAAAGAAATCACCCGAATCACATTTTGATAAAGCGCGCAGATGAATTCGTGAAACGACGGTTTATACAATTGGCGAATGTTCGAAATCGTGCGGAAATCCCGACGCGCGCGTCCTCTCAAGCGCGCAACCGACGTCGCGCGTCGCGTACGAATGGTCGCGCGGTCCGAGTCGGTTTAGCACATCGTGACGCGGCCAGGCACGGCACCTCGCATCTCGTCTGTGCAGCCATTGGTCGTCGCGCTTGTACGAACCGCGACGACCAATCCAGTGCGTCGGCTGCTGCGTCGATCGACCAATCGAGCGCTCACCGTCACCAATTCACCAGGCAACGGCGCGTAAACGAAGATCCGTCATATTGTATCAAAGGAATCGATGTATTCGATAGTGCGCGTGTAAATCCTGCAATTGTACGGGTTACGTACTTGTAATTCGTATATTTTACGTTTGCATGATCTCCGCAATGTCGCCGAATGTCCTAACAGATACTTTAAAAGCGTTTTGAAGTTTTGGAAACATTTTCCGAATGATACTGAAATGTCGCTGCTATAAAGGCAAACTGTACAACTCTATAACCATTGTTACTTTCGTCATTGAATAACTGaaaaattacgtattttatGTCACcattatttccatatttttcgaaattgttATCTATTTATCAGCAAGATGTTAAACATAATCGAATAACTCTAGTATAAACattggatattttatttttaactactTCCTAATACTTATGTTCTActcttctaatttattttgctttcttttcttttctattcCATTTCCATATGTGTCTGTATGTGCTGTAATATTCATTTTGTTTCGAATGTAGTCTAAACAATTCAGTATGATGAGCTAGTTTTTACTTTAATGGCGGTTTCTTCGAGTTACTGAAGAAACATTCTCgccataaattattttcatgaaaactCATCGCTTGGTGACATGTAAGACgcattagaaattaatatgatACTGCACAGTTTGAACCACATACATAACGTAACATTGATGGCACTACAGCACGTACCACGAATAGTACGTGTATATACgtcaataaaaaagaaaagatgcttgaaaagatttaataaagatCTTATTGTGTCGTATATcattttttagattttatttatattaatactacgcatatattattattattagatatagCAACACTTACCACATCCGTGAAAAATgctaaatctttttattaaaaaaaatatatataagtaaatatttttaactaaactatttgatatatatatcgttTAGTTTACAGATTCTGTTTTGTTTGATTAGTAGATTAAAAATGCTTCagcatctttctctttcaccaTTGTTTCATATCATACTTGCTCCttcttatcaaaatagatTAGATTTCAATCTTACTTGCGATAATAAtcacaataatattatcattcaTTAAGTCCTTCTCATTAAATGTTTACGTATGAAGTGGAatggaaaagagaagaaagtaaGATGAATTAGAAGAATAGGACGCTTAAAAATAACAGACCTACTATCTGAAACATTGCGCCGTGAAgtgaagagagaaagcgaggaGAGAAAGCCAGAACGACAAAGTAAATCTGTACATTTTGTAGCTACACTTTCTTGCACTTTCTTCATCCGAACTTGAAGTAGGCACAAACTAGCTGTCtgaaacaaagaaaaacgACGCTCAAAAATTCTTTACTtccattatttaaattatattttattaaaatgttccTTTTCTCGTGCTGCTTTTCGAAATGCACAcgcacgcgacgcgacgcgccgcgcATGGTCATTGCACGATCACCGATCAATCCCACAGGTCACGCGTGATCTGGCGCGATCGCGATAACAGACGCGCCTGAGTCAGCTGCACCTTCCTGCACCCTCCCTTGTATTCAAAACTCCGAGTGCAGTTCAGTCTCTCGATCTTCTCATCGCCTCAAGCGGGAGAAGGACGGCAGACGAGGTGCACGTGAACTCTCGACGAGCACATCGTGCTCGCGATCGGCGGGTGTTTACTCAGCGCCGCGCGATGTGCGCAGTAGCCAGTGGCAGCGAGCAGCGAGCGGTAGTCGCGTCGCGCAGTCGGATATCGGAGTCGGTGCGGTAGTCTCGGGTAAGGTCGGCGTGCTGAAAATCTCGGAGGTGGAGCGAGCCGCGCCGTTGCGCCGATGATTGACGCCACAGTCAGCTGTGCTACGCTGTGCGCGTCGACGACGAGACACGAGGCCACGAGGGTGGCGAGAAGCGAGATGCGCGGGAGGACCTGAGCTGAGGAGGATCATCCGCAGGCGCGCGCGTGAGACACGGCACGTCGAGACGTGCGTCGATCATTGACGCGTATCTACGGCACAACAGGCGACATTGCTGCGCCCCACAGTAAGATGGTAGAGCCTATCTTCGACTATCAGTTTAGGCTGATACTGATCGGCGACAGCACGGTCGGCAAGAGCTCCCTGCTCAAGTACTTCACCGACGGCAAGTTTGCGGAGGTACGCAATGACTCGGCAATGACTCGGGCCTACGACTCGTCCCGCCgagtatatgtgtgtatgcgtaaCAGGCTATGTGCGACCAGGAACGTCTACGCGCACACCATCTTCTTTTTCCATTTACATTTCCGTCCCGCTTCTGTCGTGTGCCCTCTCGCGGTCTCGATTAATTCATCTGTGCGACCATTAAATCGCAGTCTGATCGTATCTGCGACGTTGCTCGATTTAATTAGGTTAGAAAAGTCCCTCGCGAAGACGCGAGGCTCCGACAGAAACGAAGATTGAAACACGTATTTAGCGCGTCACTCGTCATTGATCTGTTTGTCTCTCAGGATCAGATGTTAACTGCGTCTAATTGTGTGAACATTGCGTTGCAGTTTCGGGAGCACTGATGTTTCTACTTTCTTCAGACGTCATTGTTTAACTCGTGTTTCGCGAGTATGAGTCATACTctgtgtaattatataattaaattttgtgataataattaaacgattGATATAATGGAAACGTATAAAACATGAGACTTGTTACAGTTTCAGGTTAATCGACAATCagttatatttctttaagCATAAAACCTGATTTTaggaaatttaaaataaagttagatatttcaagaataatatatttgaaaagaatCGGTTTTGTTACTACTCGTAATTACACGAATATAACTATGCAATGCTAGAGTCTAATTTcgtaatttggaaaataaaaaagaggaaattgCTTATAAAAGAATCAATGGAAGCTAATTCGCCATTATCCTAGCTTATTCTAAAATGCAAtcaatattctaaatatgtaattataaaagattataattagATTTTGGCTCTTTTCAATatcatttacttttattttcttaaaactgAACGAATAAACATGAACAGgacttatataattataattattctatttacTTGGAGCTTTGATTACATGACTAAAATAAGCTATAATGACAGCAATTCTGCTTTGAATGGCTGCTCTCATGAATGAAATATGAATGGATTGAACATGAAAAGAACTTTTTGCTACAAAAGGAAAACAGAAAGTCTCTCTTAACATTTTTAACGTTTTAGCTTTCAGATCCTACAGTCGGTGTAGATTTTTTCGCACGGCTAATAGAAGTTAAGGATGGTACAAggataaaattgcaattatgGGATACAGCTGGTCAGGAGAGATTCAGGTATTTATATATCACTATATTGCAtatcaagaaattatttttaagcgTGAAAATATTTACACCTAATTAcagttaatttataataatttactccAAAATCTTgctctatatatttttatacgttgcATTGTTTTGACAGTCCAGATACCAATCGACGAAAgataaatcttattaaatctGTTTGTTTATTCAGATCGATCACGAAATCGTACTACAGAAACTCAGTAGGAGCGCTCCTTGTATACGACGTTTGTAATAGAGCCAGCTTCGAGCATATTCCTCAATGGATGATGGAGGCCCGCAGGCACATCGAGCCACATCGGCCTGTATTCGCTTTGGTAGGCTGTAAATTGGATCTAGTAACTAATGGTGGTAGACGAGAGGTCTCAAAGGAAGAAGCCAGAGCGTTCGCCGACGAGCATGGCGTACACCATATCGAGACCAGTGCGAAGACTGGCGTGAACGTCGAGGATGCCTTTCGAACAGTTACGCAAGAAGTTTACAACAGGATACAAACCGGCGAATACAAAGTGGAAGATGGTTGGGACGGCATCAAAACTGGATTTGCCAGGCCTGGTGGTTTAGATTTCAATCTAGTCGAGGCAGAACCAGCAAAGACATCGTGTTGTTAAGTCACTATtttgaatcttttttgaaagttAAGAAAAACGTTTAAGAATGCACATGGGACagttatttctattatttcaagaaaatatatcGGATATACACAATTTTACGAATcaatatgtatgaatatgttataatatgttataatttatacttgTTTATGTATTACATCATTCAGATATTATGagcttatttattatattactgaaTAGCTACATATTGTagatacaataattttatctctaCGTGACGAATAACTTCCCACTGCATTCTtgttatagaaaaaaagactaacgattattaaaaatgtatacattTGGGCTAGAGATTTTTGTATATAGcttgtataaatattaggTGACTAACAAAATTCATATAGTTTCCTACGATGTAGTCAAATGTTATATGATAGTGAATCAAGATTTATTTTCACGAAATGCGAGCGTTTTACAAATAGTAATTTTCTCTACAAATCGAAAAGCATGGCTGTAGAATCTTTAATCtcgatttttacattaattgtcTTTGATACGGTTTTAACTAATCATCAATATGTCGTGCATATGTCTATTATTTCAAACCAATTTGTGCCAAgattctattataaaattaattgcattaaaatagCAGTAATTAGAGTATGAAGACTTTCTTCTGAAGGtgctgaaataaaacattcttcGATTTTTCACTATGTCAATTCTGTAAACACTGCGAACTTTGTTGGTCATCTGATACATTAACAATATTGCAAACGTATAGGCGTTGAATAAAATTAGGATTGTTTTTGACTGTTTCAAAGACAAAAAAACATAATGTGAAgcacgtaaaatatttttaacaatcgGGCTTTGATGTATCTTGTCAAATTGATccaataatgttatttaatgcAAGATAACGGCTGTGCGGCTTTGTTGAGTCCATTTTCATTGTgagataataaacatttatttctacATGGCAGTATGAGAtgtgttatttataatacttcgCATTACTTTACGTAAAATAGaataatcttatattttaagcgaaatgcaaaaatattaatgtacaaaaaaatatgtttttttatcattttttcacAATATAACTTTTGATAGATTATTACTTGTAATGCTGAGTTCTGTGAAAATCTATTGAACACAGTTTGTAATATACATAACTTAGCATATGCATTGTTGGTGTTAGTATCATATTATAAAGCCGCTTGCTTTATGTATTGTATAAACGATTTAAACGTAACCAAAGTGTAGGACTCGTgcagtaatatacatatattttaaattgagaTACGAGgcgaaatgttttataaactAGTATGCTATTTTGAATAATCTGCTTTTACCTGGAATACTTTATACTCTCTGCAATTTTTAcaaacgtgaaatatttttgaaattcaaGATACAGAACCTAAATACAGAAAATTGACACGTGCACAGATAACCGATCAATATTATCGgttgttcaataatttatatttaattagaaaattatacatttacacGTAGAAGTATTTCTTTAGATTTAATGCGAACACAAAACACCATCTGTAATATTCTTAAGTAAATTTTCACAgtctataaataataatatatttcagtaTCGAAAGTATAATTTCCcttaacattttatactcatcAGCTGtggtacaaaaaataaaaatttgtagatGATTTTACAAATACGTACATTGTCAACTTACGAAGAAGCTTGCAACATTGTTAATAAAACTATGATCGAATAAAAACACTAATTTTGTTgtatattaaatgataaatgtaCCTGATTTACGTAAATATGGGCAGAAAATTGTGTAAatcttttgaataatattaaattttatacgcaatattttctctttcaaaaattttgttaacaCTTTACAAATACTTAGATTAAGATCTTTATATAtcagtttaaaaaaatgatatttcatatattttatttattccctTTAATTTACTAGGAAATTACTTGTAAACATGCAAGGGTACctgaaaagatttatttacaaGTTGTACATCTCATAAACATAATAGAACCACAAATAACAGTAAGAATTAcatatgcaatttttatattttaacagaataaaaaattcttgttGCAGTGTTTTTGAGTACGATAAACGCTAAAGTTCTCCGTTCGTTGCAAAGTTGTCATGGCAAATTACAATacttttatatcttatataaaaCTCATaacatcattaaatatacgtacaacttaaattatattaaacggTCTATATCTCAGTGTTTACGGTATACcataaaaagaatttctaAGAGAAAAATTAGTATTATGATAAGATTGAAAATGTTTCGTATAACATAGTCGCGTAAATCTcttttacttatttaaaattgcgCAGCGTCGCGTCATCACGAACACGTTCGAAGAATATTCAAATTCTCAAACTTTTCACGTTCAGTGAGAATGGGAAAATAGCAACATATGTGTATG encodes the following:
- the LOC105281996 gene encoding ras-related protein Rab-39B, encoding MVEPIFDYQFRLILIGDSTVGKSSLLKYFTDGKFAELSDPTVGVDFFARLIEVKDGTRIKLQLWDTAGQERFRSITKSYYRNSVGALLVYDVCNRASFEHIPQWMMEARRHIEPHRPVFALVGCKLDLVTNGGRREVSKEEARAFADEHGVHHIETSAKTGVNVEDAFRTVTQEVYNRIQTGEYKVEDGWDGIKTGFARPGGLDFNLVEAEPAKTSCC